TGTCCGTGCGGCCCGTCCGGGTGTCCTCCATCGCCGGACGGGCTCAAAGACGTCCTCAATCGCCGGACGGCGGGCTCAAAGACGTCCTCAATCGCCGGACGGGCTGGGTTTCCGCCCGGACGGGGCTCAGCGGTCCGCCCGGTTCACCGCCGACAGCACCGCCGCCACCGACGCGGCCACGCCCGACGCGTCCTGGCCCGCGCCCCAGCACACCCGCTCGCCCACCCGGCACTCCGCGAACGCCGTGACCGGCCCTCCGGCCGCCCCGTGCTCCGCGAAGTCGAGGACCGTGACCCTCACCCCGGCACCCTCCAGCGCGTCCGTGAACGCGGACACCGCACCGCCGCCCATGCCCTCGTGGTCGCCCTCCCGGCCGTCCACCCGCAGCGTGCAGACGAAGCGGTGCTCACCGGCCGGGCCGCGGTCCGTCGACCAGGAGGCCAGGGCGACCGAGCCGTCCCGTCCGGGCGCCAGGTACGTCGCCTCGAACAGGTTCCACAGGTCCTTCGGCGTGGCCTCCAGGCCGCTGTCGTCCGTCGCGTCCTGCACCGTGCGGGAGAAGTCCGCCCGCATCCTCGCCGGCAGGTCCACTCCGTGATTGCTCCGCAGCAGATGGGCGATACCGCCCTTGCCGGACTGGCTGTTGACCCGGATGACGGCCTCGTACGTACGCCCCACGTCCGCCGGGTCGATCGGCAGGTACGGCACCGACCACAGCGGCGAACCGCTGTCGCCCCGGTGCGCGAAACCTTTGCTGATCGCGTCCTGGTGCGTGCCCGAGAACGCGGTGTACACCAGGTCGCCGCCGTACGGATGGCGTGGCGGCACCGGCAGCCGGTTGCAGTGCTCGACCGTGCGGCGGATCTCGTCGATGTCCGAGAAGTCGATCATCGGGTCGACACCCTGGGCGTGCAGATTGAGGGCCAGGTTGACCAGGTCGACGTTGCCCGTGCGCTCCCCGTTGCCGAACAGGCAGCCCTCCACCCGCTGCGCCCCCGCCAGTACGGCGAGCTCCGCGCAGGCCACGCCCGTACCGCGGTCGTTGTGCGGGTGGACGGAGAGGATCACGGAGTCACGCCGGTCCAGATGGCGGTGCATGTACTCGATCTGGTCCGCGTACACGTTCGGTGTCGCGATCTCCACCGTGGCCGGCAGGTTGTGGATGACCGGCCGGTCCGGCGAGGCGTCCCACAGCTCGGTGAGGCTGTTGCAGATCTCCAGGACGAAGTCCGG
This genomic interval from Streptomyces sp. NBC_00464 contains the following:
- a CDS encoding 2-isopropylmalate synthase, giving the protein MSHRLSPMHSFPTICTPLGPVPEAAPHWNPQRSSSMPSHRYRPAFDRVDIPLTGRSWPQARIDRAPLWVPVDLRDGNQALAEPMDTPRKRRMFDLLVAMGYKEIEIGYPSASRTDFGFVRHLAESGAVPDDVTVVVFTPAKPELIERTFESVVGMDRVVVHLYIPTAPVWRDVVLGRSRAEVHGVLLDAARQMERLARARPGADIRFEFSPEVFILTEPDFVLEICNSLTELWDASPDRPVIHNLPATVEIATPNVYADQIEYMHRHLDRRDSVILSVHPHNDRGTGVACAELAVLAGAQRVEGCLFGNGERTGNVDLVNLALNLHAQGVDPMIDFSDIDEIRRTVEHCNRLPVPPRHPYGGDLVYTAFSGTHQDAISKGFAHRGDSGSPLWSVPYLPIDPADVGRTYEAVIRVNSQSGKGGIAHLLRSNHGVDLPARMRADFSRTVQDATDDSGLEATPKDLWNLFEATYLAPGRDGSVALASWSTDRGPAGEHRFVCTLRVDGREGDHEGMGGGAVSAFTDALEGAGVRVTVLDFAEHGAAGGPVTAFAECRVGERVCWGAGQDASGVAASVAAVLSAVNRADR